One segment of Alnus glutinosa chromosome 2, dhAlnGlut1.1, whole genome shotgun sequence DNA contains the following:
- the LOC133861997 gene encoding probable serine/threonine protein kinase IRE — protein MSDSAPPQDPPTTSSWLPTATPPSSRAKLRKIPQIPIHRSPKHDYATRSDDEEDEEEGEDDVSHTEDADSPMLVASKLGLNHIRTRSAPSPLRFSSLAGTLSNLGDDSNRTKATVPAETKLAYSYQPDTLIEQGKKVQWSPSRSVKAPSPLNLGLEANHAAFVKEIQSPRFQAILRVTSGRKKRNPEIKSFSHELNSKGVRPFPVWKSRAFGHMEEIMVAIRTKFDRLKEEVNYDLGAYAGDLVGILEKTSDSHSKWKEGVEDLLLVARRCAMMPSSEFWVKCEGIVQNLDDRRQELPMGVLKQAHTRLLFILTRCTRLVQFQKESGYEEDHILGLHQLSDLGVYSEQVLQATRQEFSGPLSGKEVNKKQMKKSHGQEKGSQIKKHGQVDQDPSSGADGVEIGTARSADSSSSSYRMSSWKKLPGAAEKNRKIHYAVDAPSKDKPEKLQHKDERKTGGDDTIENLDSPLCRPEHSEASSGLQRVGLWDQQNVTYESLMICRICEVEIPTVHVEEHSQICTIADRCDLKGLTVNARLERVAESLERILESWTPRSTPGSTDTPRGSFEVARVSTSSIHELDDMSPKQNSLSHRCSEEVLDCAADIDNNFVMDALNVLPEMSFETVRPDRCARALSAGSLTPRSTLLTPRTNQIELLLSGRRMLAELENYQQINKLLDIARSVANVNNCEYSALEYMIDRLEELKYAIQDRKVDALVVETFGRRIEKLLQEKYVHLCGQIEDEKVDSNGIVDEESMMEDDTVRSLRASPIDPCSKDRTSIEDFEIMKPISRGAFGRVFLARKRATGDLFAIKVLKKDDMIRKNAVENILAERDILISLRNPFVVRFFYSFTCRENLYLVMEYLNGGDLYSLLRNLGCLDEDMARIYIAEVVLALEYLHSLNVIHRDLKPDNLLIGQDGHIKLTDFGLSKVGLINSTDDLSGLSVSSTDFLGDEPKSQPSMKREQRQKQPVVGTPDYLAPEILLGMGHGATADWWSVGVILFELLVGIPPFNAEHPQQVFDNIINRDIPWPKVPEEMSSEAYDLVDKFLTENPVQRLGATGAREVKQHPFFKDINWDTLARQKAMFIPAAEAHDTSYFMSRYIWNVEDDHVVGGSSDFEDITETCSSRSCSNEHDEDGDECGSLADFHCPALAVKYSFSNFSFKNLSQLASINFDLVVKSSKESPEASKPSIP, from the exons ATGTCCGACTCAGCTCCTCCGCAAGATCCGCCGACGACGTCGTCGTGGTTGCCAACCGCGACCCCTCCTTCCTCACGAGCCAAGCTCCGCAAGATCCCTCAGATCCCAATCCACCGGTCCCCGAAGCATGACTACGCAACGCGAAGCGACgacgaagaagacgaagaagaaggcGAAGACGATGTTTCACACACCGAGGATGCCGATTCTCCGATGCTTGTCGCGTCGAAGCTGGGGCTCAACCACATTCGCACCCGCTCCGCTCCTTCGCCGCTCCGGTTCTCGTCGTTGGCCGGTACACTTTCGAATTTGGGGGACGATTCCAACAGGACTAAGGCCACGGTCCCGGCTGAGACCAAATTGGCCTATTCGTATCAGCCAGACACGTTAATAGAACAAG GGAAAAAGGTTCAATGGAGTCCGTCGAGATCAGTGAAAGCCCCATCGCCACTCAATCTGGGGTTGGAG GCTAATCATGCAGCCTTTGTCAAGGAAATCCAATCGCCGCGTTTCCAGGCAATACTGCGTGTCACGAGTGGGCGTAAGAAGAGAAACCCTGAGATCAAGAGCTTCTCTCACGAACTCAACTCCAAAGGAGTTCGACCATTTCCGGTTTGGAAGTCTCGTGCATTTGGGCACATGGAG GAGATTATGGTGGCAATAAGGACAAAATTTGACAGGTTAAAGGAAGAAGTTAACTATGATTTAGGTGCATATGCTGGAGATTTGGTGGGTATACTTGAGAAGACTTCAGACTCTCACTCTAAATGGAAAGAGGGTGTGGAGGATTTGTTGCTGGTTGCAAGGCGCTGCGCAATGATGCCGTCTAGTGAGTTTTGGGTGAAGTGTGAAGGCATTGTTCAGAATTTGGATGACCGGCGTCAAGAGCTACCAATGGGGGTCCTCAAACAAGCCCATACCCGCCTTCTTTTTATCCTCACTCGGTGCACCCGACTTGTGCAGTTCCAGAAAGAGAGTGGTTATGAAGAAGACCACATACTGGGACTTCACCAACTCAGTGATCTTGGGGTTTATTCGGAACAAGTTTTGCAGGCTACACGGCAGGAATTCAGTGGGCCATTGAGTGGGAAGGAGGTGAATAAGAAGCAGATGAAAAAGTCACATGGGCAGGAAAAGGGCAGTCAGATTAAGAAGCATGGTCAAGTAGATCAAGATCCCAGTAGTGGAGCTGATGGTGTGGAAATTGGCACTGCCAGAAGTGCTGATTCATCTTCAAGCAGCTATAGGATGTCATCTTGGAAGAAACTTCCAGGTGCTGCTGAGAAAAACCGGAAAATTCATTATGCTGTTGATGCTCCCTCCAAGGATAAACCGGAAAAGTTGCAACataaagatgaaagaaaaactGGGGGTGATGACACCATTGAAAATCTGGACAGTCCATTATGCCGCCCTGAACATTCAGAGGCTTCTTCAGGGTTACAAAGAGTTGGACTCTGGGATCAGCAGAATGTTACGTATGAGAGTTTGATGATCTGTCGTATTTGTGAGGTCGAGATACCAACTGTGCATGTAGAAGAGCACTCTCAAATATGTACAATTGCCGATAGATGTGACTTGAAAGGCTTAACTGTTAATGCACGGCTTGAAAGAGTTGCCGAAAGTCTTGAAAGGATCCTGGAATCTTGGACTCCAAGGAGTACGCCTGGAAGCACCGATACTCCTAGAGGAAGTTTCGAGGTTGCTAGAGTGTCTACATCTAGTATACATGAGTTAGATGACATGTCACCTAAGCAAAACAGCTTGTCTCATCGATGCTCTGAAGAAGTTCTTGATTGTGCTGCTGATATAGATAATAATTTTGTCATGGATGCTCTAAATGTTTTGCCCGAAATGTCATTTGAAACTGTGAGACCTGATCGATGCGCAAGAGCCTTGTCAGCAGGAAGCTTGACACCTCGATCAACATTATTAACACCACGGACCAACCagattgaattgcttttgaGTGGACGGAGAATGCTAGCAGAGCTTGAGAATTATCAGCAG ATAAACAAGTTGCTGGATATTGCTCGTTCTGTTGCAAATGTAAACAACTGTGAGTACAGTGCATTGGAGTATATGATTGACCGTCTGGAAGAACTCAAATATGCCATCCAGGACAGAAAGGTGGATGCCCTTGTCGTAGAGACTTTTGGAAGACGTATAGAGAAACTATTGCA GGAGAAGTATGTACATCTTTGTGGGCAGATAGAAGATGAAAAAGTAGATTCAAATGGCATAGTTGATGAAGAGAGTATGATGGAAGATGATACAGTCCGAAGTCTGCGTGCAAGCCCCATCGATCCATGTTCTAAGGACCGGACATCAATAGAAGATTTTGAGATAATGAAACCAATTAGTAGAGGGGCATTTGGGCGAGTGTTTCTTGCAAGGAAAAGAGCAACTGGTGATTTATTTGCTATAAAG gttttaaaGAAAGATGATATGATCCGTAAAAATGCGGTTGAAAATATTTTGGCGGAGCGTGACATCCTTATATCACTTCGCAATCCTTTTGTG GTCCGATTTTTCTACTCCTTCACATGCAGGGAAAATCTTTATTTGGTCATGGAGTATTTAAACGGCGGAGATCTTTACTCTTTGTTGAGAAATCTAGGCTGCTTGGATGAAGACATGGCCCGTATATATATTGCAGAAGTT GTTCTTGCTTTGGAGTATTTGCATTCTTTAAATGTCATTCATAGAGATTTGAAGCCTGACAACTTGTTGATTGGTCAAGATGGTCACATCAAG TTGACAGATTTTGGGCTTTCAAAGGTTGGTCTCATTAACAGTACAGATGACTTATCAGGTCTATCAGTCAGCAGTACTGATTTCCTTGGTGATGAACCAAAAAGTCAGCCTTCAATGAAAAGAGAACAGCGCCAAAAGCAACCAGTTGTAGGCACGCCTGATTATTTGGCACCCGAGATACTTCTTGGCATGGGACATG GTGCAACTGCAGATTGGTGGTCTGTGGGTGTTATTCTATTTGAGCTGCTTGTAGGTATTCCACCATTCAATGCTGAACATCCTCAG CAAGTTTTTGACAACATAATAAACAGAGATATACCTTGGCCAAAGGTACCTGAGGAGATGAGCTCCGAAGCATATGATTTGGTTGACAA ATTTCTGACTGAAAATCCAGTACAAAGACTAGGTGCAACAGGAGCCAGGGAG GTGAAGCAACATCCTTTCTTCAAGGATATTAATTGGGATACACTTGCAAGGCAAAAG GCTATGTTCATACCAGCAGCAGAAGCACATGATACAAGTTATTTTATGAGCCGGTACATATGGAATGTAGAAGATGACCATGTGGTGGGGGGTAGTAGTGACTTTGAGGACATAACTGAAACATGCAGCAGCAGATCATGCAGCAACGAGCACGATGAAGAT GGTGATGAATGTGGTAGTTTGGCAGACTTCCATTGTCCAGCCCTTGCAGTGAAGTACTCGTTTAGTAATTTCTCATTTAAG AACTTGTCTCAGCTGGCTTCTATCAATTTTGATCTAGTTGTGAAGAGCAGCAAGGAATCACCAGAAGCCTCAAAACCATCCATTCCATGA